One Capsicum annuum cultivar UCD-10X-F1 chromosome 2, UCD10Xv1.1, whole genome shotgun sequence genomic window carries:
- the LOC107866225 gene encoding uncharacterized protein LOC107866225, which translates to MASVDPTIATTVAASTSSKTTWGALHIPYTNKPQTRIFSLRGRLMLSNFELIVKILSGLGPEFLEISAAIRACDSTITYEEPYEKLLDHKLFLRHEESKKLPAILFVKTVSVKLERLLIGSVKQSKSGLEDLLASMLLTSPGTPLVPSPDGSESKLVSVDPRGAHWSDQPPLIRLQGIKKDKFIDTAARQFILLLRTYKLVHKDNKLSIQLRKFLSPEGERPCQMLTMKSCKGYSLNKEMETSASNTRNVGELSNKIEYLRERNNVMEDEPKEMQERYPEISLKFVDSDSSFALLQTFEEAIVKLDTLGEESYEDSTFIIQLLRDNLTLWSSNMQVPIVACTS; encoded by the exons ATGGCGTCTGTTGATCCAACAATTGCCACAACTGTTGCAGCCTCTACCTCATCAAAGACAACCTGGGGTGCACTGCACATCCCCTATACGAACAAGCCTCAAACCAGAATTTTCAGTCTACGTGGTCGACTTATGC TCTCCAATTTTGAACTTATTGTCAAGATCCTGAGTGGTCTAGGTCCAGAGTTTCTTGAAATTTCTGCTGCAATCCGTGCTTGTGACTCTACTATTACTTATGAAGAACCTTATGAAAAACTTCTAGATCATAAGCTTTTCCTTCGACATGAAGAGTCAAAAAAGTTGCCAgcaattttatttgttaaaacaG TTTCAGTTAAGCTGGAAAGACTTCTAATTGGATCAGTGAAGCAATCAAAGAGTGGATTAGAGGATCTGTTGGCATCTAT GCTCCTCACTTCTCCAGGAACTCCTCTTGTTCCTTCACCAGATGGAAGTGAATCAAAGTTAGTTTCAGTGGATCCAAGAGGCGCTCATTGGTCAGATCAGCCTCCACTAATAAGGCTTCAAGG AATCAAAAAAGATAAATTCATCGACACAGCAGCAAGACAGTTTATTCTTCTCTTGAGAACTTATAAATTGGTGCACAAGGATAACAAATTGAGCATACAA TTGCGGAAGTTCCTAAGTCCAGAAGGTGAACGTCCCTGCCAAATGTTGACAATGAAGAG TTGCAAGGGTTATTCACTTAACAAGGAAATGGAAACCTCAGCATCTAACACAAGAAATGTCGGGGAATTATCCAACAAAATTGAATACTTGAGGGAAAGGAACAACGTAATGGAAGATGAACCGAAAGAAATGCAAGAGAGGTATCCAGAAATAAGCCTCAAGTTTGTTGATTCAGATTCATCGTTTGCTTTGTTACAGACATTTGAAGAAGCTATTGTTAAACTGGACACTTTGGGTGAGGAATCCTACGAGGATAGCACCTTTATCATACAGTTGTTAAGGGACAATCTCACTCTCTGGAGTTCCAATATGCAG gtaccaattgtagcaTGCACATCATAA